The following proteins are co-located in the Labrys monachus genome:
- the tsf gene encoding translation elongation factor Ts — protein MSNITAAMVKDLREQTGAGMMDCKAALTETAGDLEAAVDWLRKKGLSKAAKKAGRVAAEGLVAVVVDGARGVAVEVNSETDFVARNPEFQDLVSGIAGVALKVGSDVEAIKAAAWSDGGSVADKIASTVAKIGEHMSLRRAALLSVEQGALATYVHNPVAPNKGRIGVVVALESAGNTEKLAELGRQIAMHVASANPLAVDASGVDAATVEREKTILAEKYREQGKPEAAIAKIVESGIKTYFKEVTLLDQPFIFEPSKSVGQAIKESEGAAGGPIKVAGFIRYALGEGIEKQESDFAAEVAAQAGHAAA, from the coding sequence ATGTCGAACATTACCGCCGCCATGGTGAAGGACCTGCGCGAACAGACCGGCGCGGGCATGATGGATTGCAAAGCTGCGTTGACCGAAACGGCTGGCGATCTCGAAGCTGCCGTGGACTGGCTGCGTAAGAAGGGGCTTTCGAAGGCTGCCAAGAAGGCCGGCCGCGTGGCTGCCGAGGGCCTGGTTGCCGTCGTCGTCGACGGTGCCCGCGGCGTGGCCGTGGAAGTCAATTCGGAGACCGATTTCGTCGCGCGCAACCCCGAATTCCAGGATCTCGTGTCCGGTATCGCCGGCGTCGCCCTGAAGGTCGGCAGCGATGTGGAAGCCATCAAGGCCGCTGCATGGAGCGATGGCGGCTCGGTTGCCGACAAGATCGCCAGCACCGTCGCCAAGATCGGCGAGCACATGTCGCTGCGCCGCGCCGCGCTGCTGTCGGTGGAGCAGGGCGCCCTGGCGACCTATGTCCATAACCCGGTTGCGCCGAACAAGGGCCGCATCGGCGTGGTGGTCGCCCTCGAATCGGCCGGCAATACCGAGAAGCTGGCGGAACTCGGCCGGCAGATCGCCATGCATGTGGCTTCGGCCAATCCGCTGGCCGTCGACGCCTCCGGGGTCGATGCCGCGACGGTCGAGCGCGAGAAGACCATTCTCGCCGAGAAATACCGCGAGCAGGGCAAGCCTGAGGCGGCGATCGCCAAGATCGTCGAGAGCGGCATCAAGACCTACTTCAAGGAAGTGACCCTTCTCGACCAGCCCTTCATCTTCGAGCCTTCGAAGTCCGTCGGGCAGGCGATCAAGGAGAGCGAAGGCGCCGCAGGCGGGCCGATCAAGGTCGCCGGCTTCATCCGCTACGCCCTCGGTGAGGGCATCGAGAAGCAGGAGAGCGATTTCGCCGCCGAGGTGGCCGCCCAGGCGGGCCACGCGGCCGCCTGA
- a CDS encoding 30S ribosomal protein S2, with product MALPDFSMRQLLEAGAHFGHQSHRWNPKMSPYLFGVRNGIHIIDLAQTVPALHRALQAVSDTVARGGRVLFVGTKRQAQDAVADAARRSAQYYVNSRWLGGTLTNWKTISNSIQRLRKLDELLSGGAQQGYTKKERLDLTREKDKLERALGGIKDMGGTPDLIFIIDTNKEDIAIKEARRLNIPVAAILDSNSNPDGITFPIPANDDAGRALSLYCDLVARAALDGISRAHGDLGIDIGEAAEPVVEELPAVDDTVSGEAFELLTAPRGAPDDLSKLTGVGPQLEKKLNEGGLWHYWQFAAMTPEDVAKVDADLKLNGRIERDGWVELARNLVAGA from the coding sequence ATGGCATTGCCAGATTTCTCTATGCGCCAGCTGCTCGAAGCCGGCGCCCATTTCGGCCACCAGTCGCATCGCTGGAATCCGAAGATGAGTCCGTATCTCTTCGGCGTCCGCAACGGCATTCACATCATCGATCTCGCCCAGACGGTCCCCGCGCTGCACCGCGCGCTGCAGGCGGTCTCGGACACGGTCGCGCGTGGCGGCCGCGTGCTCTTCGTCGGCACCAAGCGCCAGGCGCAGGACGCCGTCGCCGATGCGGCCCGCCGTTCGGCGCAGTATTACGTCAATTCGCGCTGGCTCGGCGGCACGCTGACCAATTGGAAGACGATCTCCAATTCGATCCAGCGGCTTCGCAAGCTCGACGAGCTTCTGTCCGGCGGTGCGCAGCAGGGCTACACCAAGAAGGAACGCCTCGACCTGACCCGCGAGAAGGACAAGCTCGAGCGGGCGCTGGGCGGCATCAAGGACATGGGCGGCACGCCCGACCTCATCTTCATCATCGATACCAACAAGGAAGACATTGCGATCAAGGAAGCGCGCCGCCTGAACATTCCGGTGGCCGCCATCCTCGATTCCAACTCGAATCCCGACGGCATCACCTTCCCGATTCCGGCCAATGACGATGCCGGCCGCGCCCTGTCGCTCTATTGCGACCTCGTCGCCCGCGCCGCCCTCGATGGCATTTCGCGCGCCCATGGCGACCTCGGCATCGATATCGGCGAGGCGGCCGAGCCGGTCGTCGAGGAATTGCCGGCCGTCGACGATACGGTCTCCGGCGAGGCGTTCGAACTGCTCACCGCTCCCCGCGGCGCGCCGGACGATCTCTCCAAGCTGACGGGCGTCGGCCCCCAGCTCGAGAAGAAGCTGAACGAAGGCGGGTTGTGGCATTACTGGCAGTTCGCCGCCATGACGCCCGAGGACGTGGCCAAGGTCGATGCGGATCTCAAGCTCAACGGCCGCATCGAGCGCGATGGCTGGGTGGAGCTCGCCCGCAATCTCGTCGCAGGCGCCTGA
- the dnaE gene encoding DNA polymerase III subunit alpha: MMADDKARRGPGFVHLHVRSSYSLLEGAMKVGKISDLAKADGMPAVALTDSSNLFGALEFSEKLAGSGIQPIMGLSLAVDFADREDAADRRPMHQRRLPRLVLLAQSEEGYGHLMALSSHSYMDAGSGAEAHVSFDRLSGLGGGLIALTGGPGGPVDGALRDGQDALAGLRLERLAGLFGDRLYVELQRHDTAEEQQVEGSLVDLAYARGFPIVATNEVYFAARSDHESHDALLAIAEGRILAETDRRRVTAQHYFKTRSEMMSLFRDLPEAIDNTIEIAKRCAFRVRTRKPILPRFSTSVDENGQPVDEAVELRRQAVEGLQARLAAHGPAAGLAVDDYSKRLDFELSIIERMKFPGYFLIVSDFIKHAKSKGIPVGPGRGSGAGSLVAYSLTITDLDPLRFGLLFERFLNPERISMPDFDIDFCQDRRDEVIRYVQEKYGEDRVAQIITFGSLQARGVMRDVGRTLEMGYGQVDKLCKLVPQNPANPVTLSKAIEDEPKLRESAKDDPTVERMLGIAQKLEGLYRHASTHAAGVVIGDRPLIELVPLYHDPKTAMPMPATQFNMKWIEQAGLVKFDFLGLKTLTVLQRAVMFLAQRGITLDLASVPLDDVRSYQMLGRGETVGVFQVESAGMRKALLDMNADRFEDIIALVALYRPGPMANIPVYNARKKGLEEPDYMLDQLKPALEETYGVIIYQEQVMQIAQILSGYTLGEADMLRRAMGKKIKAEMDAQRARFVTGAVERGTSKAKADEIFDYLAKFADYGFNKSHAAAYALVSYHTAYLKANYPVEFMAASMSLDMSNTDKLAEFRLEARRLGIKVEPPSVNRSGPDFEVHDGAIRYALGAVKGVGMAAMQRLVEIRGDRPFFDLGDFARRIDPKAINKRILESLAAAGAFDEFDRDRARVTASIDAIMAQAQRAHAEKHDGQSDMFGASAAPEPLKGTVVEPWEPSERLQREFDAIGFFLSGHPLDSYTTALERLQVPSWAQFVQKVKQGATAGRLAATVLSKSERKTRTGSKMGVILLSDASGQFEAVIFSEGLAQYRDLLEPGTAVLITVQAAYEGDDVRIRIVTAERLDAAAAKTQRGIKVFVQGEQALESVAKRLGQRGEGEVFLILQIEAGQREVELRLPGRFLVTPQIAGAIKAIPGVATVQQL, encoded by the coding sequence ATGATGGCGGACGACAAGGCTAGGCGCGGACCGGGCTTCGTGCATCTGCATGTCCGTTCCTCCTACTCTTTGCTCGAAGGGGCGATGAAGGTCGGGAAGATTTCCGATCTCGCCAAGGCGGACGGCATGCCGGCGGTGGCGCTGACCGATTCCAGCAACCTGTTCGGCGCGCTCGAATTCTCCGAAAAGCTCGCCGGCAGCGGCATCCAGCCGATCATGGGCCTGTCGCTGGCGGTGGATTTCGCCGATCGCGAGGACGCGGCGGACCGCCGCCCGATGCATCAGCGCCGCCTGCCGCGCCTCGTGCTGCTCGCGCAGAGCGAGGAGGGCTACGGCCATCTGATGGCCCTGTCCTCCCACAGCTACATGGACGCGGGGAGTGGGGCAGAGGCCCATGTCTCGTTCGACCGCCTGAGCGGCCTGGGCGGCGGCCTGATCGCCTTGACCGGCGGTCCGGGGGGGCCGGTGGACGGCGCCCTGCGCGACGGGCAGGATGCGCTCGCCGGGCTGAGGCTCGAACGTCTGGCCGGCCTTTTCGGCGACCGGCTCTATGTCGAGCTGCAGCGGCACGACACCGCGGAGGAACAGCAGGTCGAGGGCAGCCTCGTCGATCTGGCCTATGCGCGCGGCTTTCCGATCGTGGCGACCAACGAGGTCTATTTCGCGGCGCGCTCGGATCATGAATCCCATGATGCGCTCCTGGCCATCGCCGAGGGCCGCATCCTCGCCGAGACGGACCGGCGCCGGGTGACCGCGCAGCATTATTTCAAGACCCGTTCCGAGATGATGTCCCTGTTCAGGGATTTGCCGGAAGCTATCGACAACACGATAGAAATCGCCAAGCGCTGCGCCTTCCGGGTGCGCACGCGCAAGCCTATCCTGCCGCGATTCTCGACCAGTGTGGACGAGAACGGGCAGCCGGTCGACGAAGCCGTCGAATTGCGCCGCCAGGCCGTGGAGGGGCTGCAGGCCCGCCTTGCGGCGCACGGGCCGGCCGCGGGGCTCGCCGTGGATGACTACTCGAAGCGCCTCGACTTCGAACTGTCGATCATCGAGCGCATGAAGTTTCCGGGCTACTTCCTCATCGTGTCCGACTTCATCAAGCACGCCAAGTCCAAGGGCATCCCGGTCGGTCCCGGACGCGGCTCGGGCGCCGGTTCGCTCGTCGCCTACTCCCTCACCATCACGGACCTCGATCCCCTGCGCTTCGGGCTGTTGTTCGAGCGTTTCCTCAACCCCGAGCGTATTTCGATGCCGGACTTCGACATCGATTTCTGTCAGGATCGGCGCGACGAGGTCATCCGCTACGTGCAGGAGAAGTACGGCGAGGACCGGGTGGCGCAGATCATCACCTTCGGTTCGCTGCAGGCCCGCGGCGTGATGCGCGACGTCGGCCGGACGCTCGAGATGGGCTATGGCCAGGTCGACAAGCTCTGCAAGCTCGTGCCGCAGAACCCGGCCAATCCGGTGACCCTTTCGAAGGCGATCGAGGACGAGCCGAAGCTGCGCGAATCGGCCAAGGACGACCCCACCGTCGAGCGCATGCTCGGCATCGCCCAGAAGCTGGAGGGGCTCTATCGCCACGCATCCACCCACGCCGCCGGCGTGGTGATCGGCGACCGGCCCCTGATCGAGCTGGTGCCGCTCTATCACGATCCGAAGACCGCGATGCCGATGCCGGCCACCCAGTTCAACATGAAATGGATCGAGCAGGCCGGCCTGGTCAAGTTCGACTTTCTCGGCCTGAAGACGCTGACGGTGCTGCAGCGCGCCGTGATGTTCCTGGCCCAGCGCGGCATCACGCTCGATCTCGCCAGCGTACCGCTCGACGACGTGCGCAGCTACCAGATGCTCGGGCGGGGCGAGACGGTCGGCGTGTTCCAGGTTGAAAGCGCGGGCATGCGCAAGGCCCTGCTCGACATGAATGCGGACCGGTTCGAGGACATCATCGCCCTCGTGGCGCTCTACCGCCCGGGCCCGATGGCCAACATCCCCGTCTATAATGCCCGCAAGAAAGGTCTCGAAGAACCCGACTATATGCTCGACCAGCTCAAGCCCGCGCTGGAGGAGACCTATGGCGTCATCATCTATCAGGAACAGGTGATGCAGATCGCGCAGATCCTGTCGGGCTATACGCTCGGCGAGGCAGACATGCTGCGCCGCGCCATGGGCAAGAAGATCAAGGCCGAAATGGATGCGCAGCGCGCCCGTTTCGTCACCGGCGCGGTCGAACGGGGCACCTCCAAGGCGAAGGCGGACGAAATCTTCGACTATCTCGCCAAATTCGCCGATTACGGCTTCAACAAGAGCCACGCCGCGGCTTATGCGCTGGTTTCCTACCATACCGCCTATCTTAAGGCGAACTACCCGGTCGAGTTCATGGCCGCCTCGATGTCGCTCGACATGTCGAACACCGACAAGCTCGCGGAGTTCCGCCTCGAGGCCCGGCGGCTCGGCATCAAGGTCGAGCCGCCCTCCGTCAACCGTTCGGGCCCCGATTTCGAAGTGCATGACGGAGCCATCCGTTACGCGCTGGGGGCCGTGAAGGGCGTCGGCATGGCGGCCATGCAGCGTCTCGTCGAGATCCGCGGCGACCGTCCCTTCTTCGATCTCGGGGACTTTGCCAGGCGCATCGATCCCAAGGCCATCAACAAGCGCATCCTCGAAAGCCTGGCGGCGGCGGGCGCCTTCGACGAGTTCGACCGGGACCGTGCCCGCGTCACCGCCTCGATCGACGCCATCATGGCGCAGGCGCAGCGCGCCCATGCCGAGAAGCATGACGGCCAGTCCGACATGTTCGGGGCTTCCGCGGCGCCGGAACCGCTGAAGGGAACCGTCGTCGAGCCGTGGGAGCCCTCCGAGCGCCTCCAGCGCGAATTCGATGCCATCGGGTTCTTCCTGTCGGGCCACCCCCTCGATTCCTATACGACGGCGCTGGAGCGGCTGCAGGTGCCGTCCTGGGCCCAGTTCGTCCAGAAGGTGAAGCAGGGCGCGACGGCAGGGCGTCTTGCGGCGACGGTGCTCTCGAAGTCCGAACGCAAGACCCGCACCGGGTCGAAGATGGGAGTGATCCTCCTGTCGGATGCGTCCGGGCAGTTCGAGGCGGTGATCTTCTCGGAGGGGCTGGCGCAATATCGCGATCTCCTGGAGCCCGGCACGGCGGTGCTGATCACCGTGCAGGCCGCCTATGAAGGGGACGATGTGCGCATCCGCATCGTAACGGCCGAGAGGCTCGACGCCGCCGCCGCCAAGACCCAGCGCGGCATCAAGGTCTTCGTACAGGGGGAGCAGGCCCTGGAATCGGTCGCCAAGCGCCTCGGCCAGCGCGGGGAAGGAGAGGTGTTCCTGATCCTGCAGATCGAGGCCGGCCAACGGGAGGTCGAGCTGAGATTGCCCGGCCGCTTTCTCGTCACGCCCCAGATCGCCGGCGCCATCAAGGCCATTCCGGGCGTCGCGACCGTGCAGCAGCTGTAG
- a CDS encoding ABC transporter ATP-binding protein — protein MAAPALELRGIRRRYRQGNTVLEILRGADLKVMPGQSVALIAPSGVGKSTLLHIAGLLEKPNGGDVLISGEPTAALNDTGRTRVRRVSIGFVYQFHHLQPEFTALENVILPQMIRGLGRSEARRRGEELLTFLGLGRRLTHRPSELSGGEQQRVAIARAVANAPHLILADEPTGNLDPGTSEHVFGTLTALVRASGLAALVATHNLDLASRMDRRVTLREGRVVELD, from the coding sequence ATGGCCGCTCCCGCATTGGAACTGCGTGGCATCAGGCGCCGCTACCGGCAGGGCAACACCGTGCTCGAGATCCTGCGCGGTGCGGACCTGAAGGTGATGCCGGGCCAGTCGGTGGCGCTGATCGCACCTTCCGGCGTCGGCAAATCGACCTTGCTGCATATCGCAGGCCTTCTCGAAAAACCCAATGGCGGCGACGTGCTGATCTCGGGCGAGCCGACGGCCGCGCTGAACGATACGGGCCGCACCAGGGTGCGCCGGGTTTCGATCGGCTTCGTCTATCAGTTCCATCATCTCCAGCCGGAATTCACGGCGCTGGAAAACGTGATCCTGCCCCAGATGATCCGCGGGCTGGGGCGCAGCGAGGCACGCCGGAGGGGGGAGGAGCTGCTGACCTTCCTCGGGCTCGGCCGGCGCCTGACCCATCGCCCGAGCGAACTCTCCGGCGGCGAGCAGCAGAGGGTGGCGATCGCCCGCGCGGTCGCCAACGCGCCTCACCTCATTCTCGCCGACGAGCCCACGGGCAATCTCGACCCGGGAACCTCGGAGCATGTCTTCGGCACGCTGACGGCGCTGGTGCGGGCTTCCGGCCTCGCCGCACTGGTCGCGACCCATAATCTCGATCTCGCCTCGCGCATGGATCGGCGCGTCACGCTGCGGGAAGGGCGGGTCGTCGAACTCGACTGA
- a CDS encoding lipoprotein-releasing ABC transporter permease subunit, with protein MPFASFEWLVAMRYLLPRRKGGFSSLIAIISFLSFVIGVWALIVVMSVMNGFRVELQSKILGFNGHIIVTPSETPLSDFDAVAKRISGVEGVKLAIPFVEGQVLVSSPFSASGVLVRGMRLEDLQKLPGLAKNIKDGTLDGFDQGQGVVVGTRLATSLGLQIGDKITMISPKGDQTAFGTTPRIKAYPIAATFEVGLSDIDSSFVIMPLQEAQAYFSRDNDVTGIEVYLDDPDSVDTARQAIQKAAGRPVAMVDWRQRNASFFTALQVERNVMFMILLLLIVMAALGVVSSMAMLVQSKQTDIAIMRTMGATRGAMMRVFLITGMSIGIIGTVDGLIIGLVFCRYIENIQEFISWALNTQLFSSEIYFLSRLPAKVDPTEVTVVIVTTLALCFLATLYPAWRAARLDPVEALRGG; from the coding sequence ATGCCCTTTGCCAGCTTCGAGTGGCTGGTGGCGATGCGGTATCTGCTGCCGCGCCGCAAGGGCGGTTTCTCCTCGCTGATCGCCATCATCTCCTTCCTGAGCTTCGTCATCGGCGTCTGGGCCCTGATCGTCGTCATGTCCGTCATGAACGGATTTCGCGTCGAATTGCAGTCCAAGATCCTCGGGTTCAACGGCCACATCATCGTGACGCCGAGCGAAACGCCGCTGAGCGACTTCGATGCCGTCGCCAAGCGGATCAGCGGCGTCGAGGGCGTCAAGCTCGCCATTCCCTTCGTCGAGGGGCAGGTCCTGGTTTCCTCGCCCTTCTCGGCCAGCGGCGTGCTGGTGCGCGGCATGCGCCTGGAAGACCTGCAGAAGCTGCCGGGGCTCGCCAAGAACATCAAGGACGGCACGCTGGACGGCTTCGACCAGGGGCAGGGCGTCGTCGTCGGCACGCGGCTGGCGACCTCGCTGGGCCTGCAGATCGGCGACAAGATCACCATGATCTCGCCGAAGGGAGACCAGACGGCATTCGGCACCACGCCTCGGATCAAGGCCTATCCGATCGCAGCGACCTTCGAGGTCGGCCTGTCGGATATCGATTCCAGTTTCGTGATCATGCCGCTCCAGGAGGCGCAGGCCTATTTCTCGCGGGACAATGACGTGACGGGCATCGAGGTCTATCTCGACGACCCCGATTCCGTCGATACCGCGCGCCAGGCCATCCAGAAGGCTGCGGGCCGCCCGGTCGCCATGGTCGATTGGCGCCAGCGCAACGCCTCCTTCTTCACCGCGCTGCAGGTGGAGCGCAACGTGATGTTCATGATCCTGCTGCTGCTCATCGTCATGGCGGCGCTCGGCGTGGTGTCGAGCATGGCGATGCTGGTGCAGTCGAAGCAGACCGACATCGCCATCATGCGCACCATGGGAGCGACCCGGGGCGCCATGATGCGGGTCTTTCTCATCACCGGCATGTCGATCGGCATCATCGGCACCGTGGACGGCCTGATCATCGGGCTGGTGTTCTGCCGCTACATCGAGAATATCCAGGAGTTCATTTCCTGGGCGCTGAATACGCAGTTGTTCTCCTCGGAAATCTATTTCCTGTCGCGCCTGCCGGCCAAGGTCGATCCGACCGAGGTCACGGTGGTCATCGTCACGACGCTGGCGCTGTGCTTCCTGGCCACGCTCTATCCGGCATGGCGGGCGGCCCGGCTGGATCCGGTCGAAGCGTTGCGGGGAGGATAA
- a CDS encoding dienelactone hydrolase family protein, whose protein sequence is MTKSQWIKLKASDGVEISAYEALPDGAPRGGLVVVQEIFGVNGHVRRVADSYAADGYRVIAPAIFDRAEPGFEVGYDAQGRDRGVALMQKIPGAKSMLDIAAAVEALQGVGKIGVIGYCLGGSYAWLAASELPIDASIVYYGGQIGKTWDHKPNSPVQGHFGLLDTHIPQSDVDKVRIYPNVEIFTYQADHGFNCDERSSYEPASAALARERALAFLRRHIG, encoded by the coding sequence ATGACGAAATCGCAATGGATCAAGCTCAAGGCCTCGGACGGCGTCGAGATCAGCGCTTACGAGGCCCTTCCCGACGGAGCGCCGCGCGGCGGGCTCGTGGTCGTGCAGGAGATCTTCGGCGTCAACGGCCATGTCCGCCGGGTTGCCGACAGCTATGCGGCCGACGGTTACCGGGTGATCGCGCCGGCGATCTTCGACCGGGCCGAGCCCGGCTTCGAGGTCGGCTACGATGCCCAGGGACGGGACAGGGGCGTCGCGCTGATGCAGAAGATACCGGGCGCCAAGTCGATGCTCGACATCGCCGCCGCGGTCGAGGCGCTGCAGGGCGTCGGCAAGATCGGCGTGATCGGCTATTGCCTGGGCGGGAGCTATGCTTGGCTCGCCGCATCCGAACTGCCGATCGACGCTTCGATCGTCTACTATGGCGGGCAGATCGGCAAGACGTGGGACCATAAGCCGAATAGTCCGGTCCAGGGGCATTTCGGCCTGCTCGATACGCATATTCCGCAGTCGGACGTCGACAAGGTCCGCATCTATCCGAATGTCGAGATCTTCACCTACCAGGCCGATCATGGCTTCAATTGCGACGAGCGCTCGTCCTATGAGCCGGCCAGCGCGGCACTGGCGCGCGAGCGGGCGCTCGCCTTCCTGCGGCGTCACATCGGGTGA
- the proS gene encoding proline--tRNA ligase produces the protein MRLSRYFLPILRETPKEAEIVSHRLMLRAGMIRQEAAGIYAFLPLGLRVVNKITAIIREEQNRSGAIELLMPTIQSADLWRESGRYDDYGKEMLRIKDRQEREMLYGPTNEEMVTEIFRSYVRSYKDLPLNLYHIQWKFRDEIRPRFGLMRGREFLMKDAYSFDVDQAGARHSYNKMFVAYLRTFARLGLTAIPMVADTGPIGGDLSHEFIILASTGESEVFCHRDYLGMAPPEADTNFDDAAGLQDIVDKWTSLYAATSEKHDAAAFGALPDDMRVSARGIEVGHIFYFGTKYSLPMNAVVAGPDGTLKPVHGGSYGIGPTRVAAAAIEAGHDEAGIIWPEAIAPFKIGLINLKPGDSAVDAACNSLYARFQGRGVDVLLDDTDERPGGKFAKMDLIGLPWQIIVGPKGLADGKVEVKNRRSGDRQLMSPDDALALLG, from the coding sequence ATGCGTCTGAGTCGTTATTTCCTGCCTATCCTTCGCGAGACGCCGAAGGAAGCGGAAATCGTTTCCCACCGCCTCATGCTGCGCGCGGGCATGATCCGCCAGGAAGCGGCCGGCATTTATGCGTTCCTTCCGCTGGGGCTGCGGGTGGTGAACAAGATCACCGCCATCATTCGCGAGGAGCAGAATCGTTCCGGTGCGATCGAGCTGCTGATGCCGACGATCCAGTCCGCGGACCTGTGGCGCGAGAGCGGCCGCTATGACGACTACGGCAAGGAAATGCTCCGCATCAAGGATCGGCAGGAGCGGGAGATGCTGTATGGGCCGACAAACGAGGAGATGGTGACGGAAATCTTCCGCTCCTATGTGCGGAGCTATAAGGATCTGCCGCTCAACCTCTACCATATCCAATGGAAGTTCCGCGACGAGATCCGCCCGCGCTTCGGGCTGATGCGCGGGCGCGAATTCCTGATGAAGGATGCCTATTCCTTCGATGTCGACCAGGCCGGTGCCCGCCATTCCTACAACAAGATGTTCGTGGCCTATCTCAGGACGTTCGCCCGGCTCGGCCTGACGGCGATTCCGATGGTGGCCGATACGGGGCCGATCGGGGGTGACCTCAGCCATGAATTCATCATTCTCGCCTCGACCGGCGAGAGCGAGGTGTTCTGCCATCGCGACTATCTCGGCATGGCGCCGCCTGAGGCGGACACCAATTTCGATGACGCCGCGGGCCTGCAGGACATCGTCGACAAGTGGACGTCGCTGTATGCCGCGACATCGGAAAAGCACGATGCGGCGGCCTTCGGGGCGCTGCCCGACGACATGCGGGTGTCCGCGCGCGGTATCGAAGTCGGCCATATCTTCTATTTCGGTACGAAATACTCCCTGCCCATGAACGCGGTGGTGGCGGGACCGGACGGGACGCTCAAACCGGTGCATGGCGGCTCCTACGGCATCGGCCCGACGCGCGTGGCGGCGGCGGCCATCGAGGCCGGGCATGACGAGGCCGGCATCATCTGGCCGGAGGCGATTGCGCCGTTCAAGATCGGGCTGATCAACCTCAAGCCCGGCGACAGCGCCGTCGATGCGGCCTGCAACAGCCTCTATGCCCGCTTCCAGGGCCGGGGCGTCGACGTGCTCCTCGACGACACCGACGAACGCCCCGGCGGCAAATTCGCCAAGATGGACCTGATCGGCCTGCCCTGGCAGATCATCGTCGGGCCAAAGGGTCTGGCGGACGGCAAGGTCGAGGTGAAGAACAGGCGCAGCGGCGACCGCCAGCTCATGAGCCCGGACGACGCCCTGGCCTTGCTCGGCTGA
- the cysG gene encoding siroheme synthase CysG has product MTPSLHEPERIAPLAVLPVFYRLGGKDALVIGATQAAAWKAELLAAAGARVTVIAPPASDPPPSAAVAPEPAVRTLARRWEKQDLLGMALVVADVDDDAEAARLAAAAREAGVPANIIDRPAFCDFQFGSIVNRSPLVVGISTDGAAPVFGQAIRARIEMLLPDGFRRWAEAAREWRPLVQSLGLPLQGRRRIWERFVDAAFRSPDHAPSEAQRQALLASAANAGSASGRGRVSLVGAGPGDPELLTLKAVRTLQSADVILYDSLVSAEVLDFARREAERIIVGKRGHRPSCKQGDINALMVSLAAAGKHVVRLKGGDPLVFGRAGEEIAACREAGVDVEVIPGITAASGAAASLEVSLTHRDHARRLQYITAHAKNGKLPDDLDWTALADPAATTAIYMGKLVVAEVSSRLVAAGMNPATPAVVVENATLKRERRFHSTVGAMASVFAEHALDGPCIILLGWAMSEARRGDVGAPADPAGTHGGD; this is encoded by the coding sequence ATGACCCCATCTCTCCACGAGCCCGAGCGGATCGCTCCGCTCGCCGTACTGCCCGTTTTCTATCGCCTCGGCGGCAAGGATGCGCTGGTCATCGGCGCGACGCAGGCCGCAGCGTGGAAGGCGGAACTCCTGGCTGCGGCAGGGGCGCGGGTGACGGTGATCGCCCCCCCCGCCTCGGATCCCCCGCCCTCCGCAGCGGTCGCGCCGGAACCCGCCGTCCGCACCCTTGCCCGCCGATGGGAAAAGCAGGATCTTCTCGGCATGGCGCTGGTGGTCGCCGACGTCGACGACGACGCGGAAGCTGCGAGACTGGCGGCAGCGGCCCGCGAGGCCGGCGTTCCCGCCAACATCATCGACCGCCCCGCCTTTTGTGATTTCCAGTTCGGTTCCATCGTCAACCGTTCGCCCCTGGTGGTCGGCATTTCGACGGATGGTGCCGCGCCGGTATTCGGTCAGGCGATTCGCGCCCGCATCGAGATGCTGCTCCCCGACGGTTTCCGGCGATGGGCGGAAGCGGCCCGTGAATGGCGACCTCTGGTGCAATCCCTCGGGCTTCCGCTGCAGGGCCGACGCCGCATCTGGGAGCGCTTCGTCGACGCGGCGTTCCGCAGCCCGGACCACGCCCCCTCCGAAGCCCAGAGGCAGGCCTTGCTCGCCTCGGCCGCCAACGCCGGGAGCGCGTCCGGCCGCGGGCGCGTCAGCCTGGTCGGAGCCGGACCGGGCGACCCCGAATTGCTGACGCTGAAGGCGGTGCGGACGCTGCAGTCGGCCGACGTCATCCTCTATGACAGCCTCGTCTCGGCCGAAGTGCTCGACTTCGCGCGGCGGGAAGCCGAACGCATCATCGTCGGCAAACGTGGCCACCGTCCCTCCTGCAAACAGGGCGATATCAACGCCCTGATGGTCTCGCTCGCCGCCGCCGGCAAGCACGTCGTCCGGCTCAAGGGCGGCGACCCGCTTGTTTTCGGCCGCGCCGGCGAGGAGATCGCCGCCTGCCGCGAGGCGGGCGTCGACGTCGAGGTGATTCCGGGCATCACCGCCGCTTCCGGTGCCGCCGCGAGCCTCGAAGTCTCCCTCACCCATCGAGACCATGCCCGGCGGCTGCAATATATCACGGCCCATGCCAAGAACGGCAAATTGCCCGACGACCTCGATTGGACGGCCCTGGCCGATCCCGCCGCAACCACGGCGATCTATATGGGCAAGCTCGTGGTCGCGGAGGTTTCTTCCCGCCTGGTCGCGGCGGGCATGAACCCCGCCACGCCGGCCGTCGTGGTCGAGAATGCGACCTTGAAGCGGGAGCGCCGTTTTCACAGCACCGTCGGCGCCATGGCATCCGTCTTCGCCGAGCACGCGCTGGACGGGCCGTGCATCATCCTGCTGGGCTGGGCCATGTCCGAAGCGAGGCGTGGCGACGTCGGTGCCCCTGCGGACCCGGCCGGCACGCATGGTGGGGACTGA